A genomic stretch from Canis lupus familiaris isolate Mischka breed German Shepherd chromosome 17, alternate assembly UU_Cfam_GSD_1.0, whole genome shotgun sequence includes:
- the GPAT2 gene encoding glycerol-3-phosphate acyltransferase 2, mitochondrial isoform X2 yields MDTMLEARLQTQQRNTQNTQETSLWSSGFGMKLETVTPFLGKYRPFVGRCCQTCTPKSWESLFHRSIMDLGFCNVILVKEENTRFRGWLVRRLCYFLWSLEQHIPPCQDAPQKIIENTGVQNVISGRVPSGAGEGQVPGLEKKEVQRILGHLQAPLCPFLLRLFSWALLRFLNCVFLNVQLHKGQMKMVHKAAQAGLPLVFLSTHKSLLDGILLPFVLFSQGLGVLRVAWDPRTCSPALRALLKKLGGLFLPPEANLTLDSSEGVLARAVVHAAIEQLLVSRQPLLIFLEELPGAQGPRLSALGQTWLGLVVQAVQVGVVPDAMLVPVAITYDLVPDAPCDVYQALAPLGLWTGALAVLRSLRSWGHSPRVCVRVHLAQPFSLQEYTINARSCWGSRQTLEQLLQPIVLGQCTVVPDTEKEQDWTPATGLLLALKEEDQLLVRRLSHHVLNASVTSSAVMSTAIMATLLLFKHQKGVFLSQLLGEFSWLTEETLLRGFDVGFSGQLRCLVQHTLSLLQAHVALLHVQQGDLLVVPRLGPGLTHLARLSAELLPAFLSEAVGACAVRGLLAGRVPPEGPWELQGIELLSQNELYRQILLLLHLLPQDLLLLQPCQSSYCYCQEVLDRLIQCGLLVAEETPGSRPACDTGRQRLSAKLLWKPSGDFTDSDSDDFEEAEGRYFRLSQQSRCPDFFLFLCRLLSPLLKAFAQAATFLHQGQLPDTELGYTEQLLQFLQANAQEEGFFECADPNLAVSAIWTFRDLGVLQQTPSPAGPMLYLSPTFTSRENQEKLEQFIRQFICS; encoded by the exons ATGGATACCATGTTGGAAGCCAGACTTCAAACCCAGCAGAGGAACACCCAGAACACCCAGGAG ACCAGTTTGTGGTCCTCAGGCTTTGGGATGAAGCTGGAGACTGTTACCCCATTTCTGGGGAAATATCGCCCCTTTGTGGGTCGCTGCTGCCAGACCTGCACTCCCAAGAGCTGG GAGTCCCTCTTCCACAGAAGCATAATGGATCTAGGCTTCTGCAATGTGATCCTGGTGAAGGAGGAGAACACCAG GTTTCGGGGCTGGCTGGTTCGGAGGCTCTGCTATTTCTTATGGTCACTGGAGCAGCACATACCACCCTGTCAGGATGCCCCACAGAAGATCATTGAAAACACTGG GGTGCAGAATGTCATCTCAGGGAGGGTCCCatcaggggctggggaaggccaGGTGCCAGGCCTTGAGAAGAAAGAGGTACAGCGCATCCTGGGTCATCTCCAGGCTccactctgccccttcctgctcag GCTGTTCAGCTGGGCACTGCTGCGGTTCCTGAACTGTGTCTTCTTGAACGTGCAGCTCCACAAGGGCCAGATGAAGATGGTCCACAAGGCCGCCCAGGCA GGCTTGccgcttgtcttcctctctaccCACAAGTCactcctggatgggatcctgctGCCCTTTGTGCTGTTCTCCCAAGGCCTGGGTGTGCTCCGTGTGGCTTGGGACCCCCgcacctgctcccctgccctcag AGCTCTGCTAAAGAAGCTTGGGGGGCTTTTCTTGCCCCCAGAGGCCAACCTCACCTTGGACAGCTCTGAGGGGGTCCTTGCAAGGGCTGTCGTCCATGCC GCTATAGAGCAGCTGTTGGTCAGCAGGCAGCCCTTGCTCATATTCCTGGAGGAgctgcctggggcccaggggccTCGGCTATCAGCCCTGGGCCAGACCTGGCTGGGACTGGTAGTACAGGCTGTCCAGGTGGGTGTCGTCCCAGATGCCATGCTAGTGCCAGTGGCCATCACCTATGACCTGGTTCCAGATGCACCCTGTGATGTATACCAG gcCTTGGCCCCACTGGGGTTGTGGACAGGAGCTCTAGCTGTCCTGCGGAGCCTACGAAGCTGGGGCCACAGCCCCAGGGTCTGTGTCCGTGTGCATCTGGCACAGCCCTTCTCCCTACAG GAATACACCATCAACGCCAGAAGCTGCTGGGGCAGCAGGCAGACCCTGGAGCAGCTGCTGCAGCCCATTGTGCTGGGCCAATG TACTGTTGTCCCAGACACTGAGAAGGAACAAGACTGGACTCCAGCAACTGGGCTCCTTCTGGCACTTAAGGAAGAGGACCAGCTCCTGGTCAGGAGGCTGAGCCATCATGTCCTGAATG CCAGCGTGACAAGCTCGGCAGTAATGAGCACGGCCATCATGGCTACACTGCTGCTCTTCAAGCACCAAAAG ggtgtgttcctgtcACAGCTCCTGGGGGAGTTCTCCTGGCTGACAGAGGAGACACTGCTGCGTGGCTTTGACGTGGGCTTCTCAGGGCAGTTGCGGTGCCTTGTGCAACACACACTGAGCCTGCTACAGGCACACGTGGCCCTGCTGCACGTCCAGCAGGGGGACTTGCTGGTAGTTCCTCGGCTGGGCCCAGGTCTCACACACCTGGCACGCCTGAGCGCAGAGCTGCTGCCTGCCTTCCTGAGTGAGGCTGTGGGTG CCTGTGCTGTTCGCGGGTTGTTGGCAGGCAGAGTGCCACCTGAGGGGCCCTGGGAGCTACAGGGCATTGAGCTGCTGAGCCAGAACGAGCTGTACCGCCAGATCCTCCTGTTGCTGCACTTGCTGCCACAggacctgctgctgctgcag CCCTGCCAGTCTTCCTACTGCTACTGTCAGGAAGTGCTGGACCGTCTCATCCAATGTGGGCTCCTGGTTGCTGAGGAG ACCCCAGGCTCCCGGCCAGCCTGTGACACAGGGCGGCAGCGTTTAAGTGCAAAGCTGCTGTGGAAACCGAGTGGGGACTTTACTGATAGTGACAGTGATGACTTCGAGGAAGCTGAGGGCCGGTACTTCAGG CTCAGTCAGCAGTCACGCTGCCCtgacttcttccttttcctctgccgcCTGCTTAGCCCGCTGCTCaaggcctttgcacaggctgctACTTTCCTCCACCAGGGACAGCTGCCTGATACGG agttggGCTACACCGAGCAGCTCTTGCAGTTCTTACAGGCCAATGCCCAGGAGGAAGGGTTCTTTG agTGTGCAGACCCAAATCTTGCCGTCAGTGCTATCTGGACCTTCAGAGACCTGGGG
- the GPAT2 gene encoding glycerol-3-phosphate acyltransferase 2, mitochondrial isoform X1 → MDTMLEARLQTQQRNTQNTQETSLWSSGFGMKLETVTPFLGKYRPFVGRCCQTCTPKSWESLFHRSIMDLGFCNVILVKEENTRFRGWLVRRLCYFLWSLEQHIPPCQDAPQKIIENTGVQNVISGRVPSGAGEGQVPGLEKKEVQRILGHLQAPLCPFLLRLFSWALLRFLNCVFLNVQLHKGQMKMVHKAAQAQGLPLVFLSTHKSLLDGILLPFVLFSQGLGVLRVAWDPRTCSPALRALLKKLGGLFLPPEANLTLDSSEGVLARAVVHAAIEQLLVSRQPLLIFLEELPGAQGPRLSALGQTWLGLVVQAVQVGVVPDAMLVPVAITYDLVPDAPCDVYQALAPLGLWTGALAVLRSLRSWGHSPRVCVRVHLAQPFSLQEYTINARSCWGSRQTLEQLLQPIVLGQCTVVPDTEKEQDWTPATGLLLALKEEDQLLVRRLSHHVLNASVTSSAVMSTAIMATLLLFKHQKGVFLSQLLGEFSWLTEETLLRGFDVGFSGQLRCLVQHTLSLLQAHVALLHVQQGDLLVVPRLGPGLTHLARLSAELLPAFLSEAVGACAVRGLLAGRVPPEGPWELQGIELLSQNELYRQILLLLHLLPQDLLLLQPCQSSYCYCQEVLDRLIQCGLLVAEETPGSRPACDTGRQRLSAKLLWKPSGDFTDSDSDDFEEAEGRYFRLSQQSRCPDFFLFLCRLLSPLLKAFAQAATFLHQGQLPDTELGYTEQLLQFLQANAQEEGFFECADPNLAVSAIWTFRDLGVLQQTPSPAGPMLYLSPTFTSRENQEKLEQFIRQFICS, encoded by the exons ATGGATACCATGTTGGAAGCCAGACTTCAAACCCAGCAGAGGAACACCCAGAACACCCAGGAG ACCAGTTTGTGGTCCTCAGGCTTTGGGATGAAGCTGGAGACTGTTACCCCATTTCTGGGGAAATATCGCCCCTTTGTGGGTCGCTGCTGCCAGACCTGCACTCCCAAGAGCTGG GAGTCCCTCTTCCACAGAAGCATAATGGATCTAGGCTTCTGCAATGTGATCCTGGTGAAGGAGGAGAACACCAG GTTTCGGGGCTGGCTGGTTCGGAGGCTCTGCTATTTCTTATGGTCACTGGAGCAGCACATACCACCCTGTCAGGATGCCCCACAGAAGATCATTGAAAACACTGG GGTGCAGAATGTCATCTCAGGGAGGGTCCCatcaggggctggggaaggccaGGTGCCAGGCCTTGAGAAGAAAGAGGTACAGCGCATCCTGGGTCATCTCCAGGCTccactctgccccttcctgctcag GCTGTTCAGCTGGGCACTGCTGCGGTTCCTGAACTGTGTCTTCTTGAACGTGCAGCTCCACAAGGGCCAGATGAAGATGGTCCACAAGGCCGCCCAGGCA CAGGGCTTGccgcttgtcttcctctctaccCACAAGTCactcctggatgggatcctgctGCCCTTTGTGCTGTTCTCCCAAGGCCTGGGTGTGCTCCGTGTGGCTTGGGACCCCCgcacctgctcccctgccctcag AGCTCTGCTAAAGAAGCTTGGGGGGCTTTTCTTGCCCCCAGAGGCCAACCTCACCTTGGACAGCTCTGAGGGGGTCCTTGCAAGGGCTGTCGTCCATGCC GCTATAGAGCAGCTGTTGGTCAGCAGGCAGCCCTTGCTCATATTCCTGGAGGAgctgcctggggcccaggggccTCGGCTATCAGCCCTGGGCCAGACCTGGCTGGGACTGGTAGTACAGGCTGTCCAGGTGGGTGTCGTCCCAGATGCCATGCTAGTGCCAGTGGCCATCACCTATGACCTGGTTCCAGATGCACCCTGTGATGTATACCAG gcCTTGGCCCCACTGGGGTTGTGGACAGGAGCTCTAGCTGTCCTGCGGAGCCTACGAAGCTGGGGCCACAGCCCCAGGGTCTGTGTCCGTGTGCATCTGGCACAGCCCTTCTCCCTACAG GAATACACCATCAACGCCAGAAGCTGCTGGGGCAGCAGGCAGACCCTGGAGCAGCTGCTGCAGCCCATTGTGCTGGGCCAATG TACTGTTGTCCCAGACACTGAGAAGGAACAAGACTGGACTCCAGCAACTGGGCTCCTTCTGGCACTTAAGGAAGAGGACCAGCTCCTGGTCAGGAGGCTGAGCCATCATGTCCTGAATG CCAGCGTGACAAGCTCGGCAGTAATGAGCACGGCCATCATGGCTACACTGCTGCTCTTCAAGCACCAAAAG ggtgtgttcctgtcACAGCTCCTGGGGGAGTTCTCCTGGCTGACAGAGGAGACACTGCTGCGTGGCTTTGACGTGGGCTTCTCAGGGCAGTTGCGGTGCCTTGTGCAACACACACTGAGCCTGCTACAGGCACACGTGGCCCTGCTGCACGTCCAGCAGGGGGACTTGCTGGTAGTTCCTCGGCTGGGCCCAGGTCTCACACACCTGGCACGCCTGAGCGCAGAGCTGCTGCCTGCCTTCCTGAGTGAGGCTGTGGGTG CCTGTGCTGTTCGCGGGTTGTTGGCAGGCAGAGTGCCACCTGAGGGGCCCTGGGAGCTACAGGGCATTGAGCTGCTGAGCCAGAACGAGCTGTACCGCCAGATCCTCCTGTTGCTGCACTTGCTGCCACAggacctgctgctgctgcag CCCTGCCAGTCTTCCTACTGCTACTGTCAGGAAGTGCTGGACCGTCTCATCCAATGTGGGCTCCTGGTTGCTGAGGAG ACCCCAGGCTCCCGGCCAGCCTGTGACACAGGGCGGCAGCGTTTAAGTGCAAAGCTGCTGTGGAAACCGAGTGGGGACTTTACTGATAGTGACAGTGATGACTTCGAGGAAGCTGAGGGCCGGTACTTCAGG CTCAGTCAGCAGTCACGCTGCCCtgacttcttccttttcctctgccgcCTGCTTAGCCCGCTGCTCaaggcctttgcacaggctgctACTTTCCTCCACCAGGGACAGCTGCCTGATACGG agttggGCTACACCGAGCAGCTCTTGCAGTTCTTACAGGCCAATGCCCAGGAGGAAGGGTTCTTTG agTGTGCAGACCCAAATCTTGCCGTCAGTGCTATCTGGACCTTCAGAGACCTGGGG
- the GPAT2 gene encoding glycerol-3-phosphate acyltransferase 2, mitochondrial isoform X3, with product MDTMLEARLQTQQRNTQNTQETSLWSSGFGMKLETVTPFLGKYRPFVGRCCQTCTPKSWESLFHRSIMDLGFCNVILVKEENTRFRGWLVRRLCYFLWSLEQHIPPCQDAPQKIIENTGVQNVISGRVPSGAGEGQVPGLEKKEVQRILGHLQAPLCPFLLRLFSWALLRFLNCVFLNVQLHKGQMKMVHKAAQAQGLPLVFLSTHKSLLDGILLPFVLFSQGLGVLRVAWDPRTCSPALRALLKKLGGLFLPPEANLTLDSSEGVLARAVVHAAIEQLLVSRQPLLIFLEELPGAQGPRLSALGQTWLGLVVQAVQVGVVPDAMLVPVAITYDLVPDAPCDVYQALAPLGLWTGALAVLRSLRSWGHSPRVCVRVHLAQPFSLQEYTINARSCWGSRQTLEQLLQPIVLGQCTVVPDTEKEQDWTPATGLLLALKEEDQLLVRRLSHHVLNASVTSSAVMSTAIMATLLLFKHQKGVFLSQLLGEFSWLTEETLLRGFDVGFSGQLRCLVQHTLSLLQAHVALLHVQQGDLLVVPRLGPGLTHLARLSAELLPAFLTCAVRGLLAGRVPPEGPWELQGIELLSQNELYRQILLLLHLLPQDLLLLQPCQSSYCYCQEVLDRLIQCGLLVAEETPGSRPACDTGRQRLSAKLLWKPSGDFTDSDSDDFEEAEGRYFRLSQQSRCPDFFLFLCRLLSPLLKAFAQAATFLHQGQLPDTELGYTEQLLQFLQANAQEEGFFECADPNLAVSAIWTFRDLGVLQQTPSPAGPMLYLSPTFTSRENQEKLEQFIRQFICS from the exons ATGGATACCATGTTGGAAGCCAGACTTCAAACCCAGCAGAGGAACACCCAGAACACCCAGGAG ACCAGTTTGTGGTCCTCAGGCTTTGGGATGAAGCTGGAGACTGTTACCCCATTTCTGGGGAAATATCGCCCCTTTGTGGGTCGCTGCTGCCAGACCTGCACTCCCAAGAGCTGG GAGTCCCTCTTCCACAGAAGCATAATGGATCTAGGCTTCTGCAATGTGATCCTGGTGAAGGAGGAGAACACCAG GTTTCGGGGCTGGCTGGTTCGGAGGCTCTGCTATTTCTTATGGTCACTGGAGCAGCACATACCACCCTGTCAGGATGCCCCACAGAAGATCATTGAAAACACTGG GGTGCAGAATGTCATCTCAGGGAGGGTCCCatcaggggctggggaaggccaGGTGCCAGGCCTTGAGAAGAAAGAGGTACAGCGCATCCTGGGTCATCTCCAGGCTccactctgccccttcctgctcag GCTGTTCAGCTGGGCACTGCTGCGGTTCCTGAACTGTGTCTTCTTGAACGTGCAGCTCCACAAGGGCCAGATGAAGATGGTCCACAAGGCCGCCCAGGCA CAGGGCTTGccgcttgtcttcctctctaccCACAAGTCactcctggatgggatcctgctGCCCTTTGTGCTGTTCTCCCAAGGCCTGGGTGTGCTCCGTGTGGCTTGGGACCCCCgcacctgctcccctgccctcag AGCTCTGCTAAAGAAGCTTGGGGGGCTTTTCTTGCCCCCAGAGGCCAACCTCACCTTGGACAGCTCTGAGGGGGTCCTTGCAAGGGCTGTCGTCCATGCC GCTATAGAGCAGCTGTTGGTCAGCAGGCAGCCCTTGCTCATATTCCTGGAGGAgctgcctggggcccaggggccTCGGCTATCAGCCCTGGGCCAGACCTGGCTGGGACTGGTAGTACAGGCTGTCCAGGTGGGTGTCGTCCCAGATGCCATGCTAGTGCCAGTGGCCATCACCTATGACCTGGTTCCAGATGCACCCTGTGATGTATACCAG gcCTTGGCCCCACTGGGGTTGTGGACAGGAGCTCTAGCTGTCCTGCGGAGCCTACGAAGCTGGGGCCACAGCCCCAGGGTCTGTGTCCGTGTGCATCTGGCACAGCCCTTCTCCCTACAG GAATACACCATCAACGCCAGAAGCTGCTGGGGCAGCAGGCAGACCCTGGAGCAGCTGCTGCAGCCCATTGTGCTGGGCCAATG TACTGTTGTCCCAGACACTGAGAAGGAACAAGACTGGACTCCAGCAACTGGGCTCCTTCTGGCACTTAAGGAAGAGGACCAGCTCCTGGTCAGGAGGCTGAGCCATCATGTCCTGAATG CCAGCGTGACAAGCTCGGCAGTAATGAGCACGGCCATCATGGCTACACTGCTGCTCTTCAAGCACCAAAAG ggtgtgttcctgtcACAGCTCCTGGGGGAGTTCTCCTGGCTGACAGAGGAGACACTGCTGCGTGGCTTTGACGTGGGCTTCTCAGGGCAGTTGCGGTGCCTTGTGCAACACACACTGAGCCTGCTACAGGCACACGTGGCCCTGCTGCACGTCCAGCAGGGGGACTTGCTGGTAGTTCCTCGGCTGGGCCCAGGTCTCACACACCTGGCACGCCTGAGCGCAGAGCTGCTGCCTGCCTTCCTGA CCTGTGCTGTTCGCGGGTTGTTGGCAGGCAGAGTGCCACCTGAGGGGCCCTGGGAGCTACAGGGCATTGAGCTGCTGAGCCAGAACGAGCTGTACCGCCAGATCCTCCTGTTGCTGCACTTGCTGCCACAggacctgctgctgctgcag CCCTGCCAGTCTTCCTACTGCTACTGTCAGGAAGTGCTGGACCGTCTCATCCAATGTGGGCTCCTGGTTGCTGAGGAG ACCCCAGGCTCCCGGCCAGCCTGTGACACAGGGCGGCAGCGTTTAAGTGCAAAGCTGCTGTGGAAACCGAGTGGGGACTTTACTGATAGTGACAGTGATGACTTCGAGGAAGCTGAGGGCCGGTACTTCAGG CTCAGTCAGCAGTCACGCTGCCCtgacttcttccttttcctctgccgcCTGCTTAGCCCGCTGCTCaaggcctttgcacaggctgctACTTTCCTCCACCAGGGACAGCTGCCTGATACGG agttggGCTACACCGAGCAGCTCTTGCAGTTCTTACAGGCCAATGCCCAGGAGGAAGGGTTCTTTG agTGTGCAGACCCAAATCTTGCCGTCAGTGCTATCTGGACCTTCAGAGACCTGGGG
- the GPAT2 gene encoding glycerol-3-phosphate acyltransferase 2, mitochondrial isoform X4, which produces MDTMLEARLQTQQRNTQNTQETSLWSSGFGMKLETVTPFLGKYRPFVGRCCQTCTPKSWESLFHRSIMDLGFCNVILVKEENTRFRGWLVRRLCYFLWSLEQHIPPCQDAPQKIIENTGVQNVISGRVPSGAGEGQVPGLEKKEVQRILGHLQAPLCPFLLRLFSWALLRFLNCVFLNVQLHKGQMKMVHKAAQAQGLPLVFLSTHKSLLDGILLPFVLFSQGLGVLRVAWDPRTCSPALRALLKKLGGLFLPPEANLTLDSSEGVLARAVVHAAIEQLLVSRQPLLIFLEELPGAQGPRLSALGQTWLGLVVQAVQVGVVPDAMLVPVAITYDLVPDAPCDVYQALAPLGLWTGALAVLRSLRSWGHSPRVCVRVHLAQPFSLQEYTINARSCWGSRQTLEQLLQPIVLGQCTVVPDTEKEQDWTPATGLLLALKEEDQLLVRRLSHHVLNASVTSSAVMSTAIMATLLLFKHQKGVFLSQLLGEFSWLTEETLLRGFDVGFSGQLRCLVQHTLSLLQAHVALLHVQQGDLLVVPRLGPGLTHLARLSAELLPAFLSEAVGGRVPPEGPWELQGIELLSQNELYRQILLLLHLLPQDLLLLQPCQSSYCYCQEVLDRLIQCGLLVAEETPGSRPACDTGRQRLSAKLLWKPSGDFTDSDSDDFEEAEGRYFRLSQQSRCPDFFLFLCRLLSPLLKAFAQAATFLHQGQLPDTELGYTEQLLQFLQANAQEEGFFECADPNLAVSAIWTFRDLGVLQQTPSPAGPMLYLSPTFTSRENQEKLEQFIRQFICS; this is translated from the exons ATGGATACCATGTTGGAAGCCAGACTTCAAACCCAGCAGAGGAACACCCAGAACACCCAGGAG ACCAGTTTGTGGTCCTCAGGCTTTGGGATGAAGCTGGAGACTGTTACCCCATTTCTGGGGAAATATCGCCCCTTTGTGGGTCGCTGCTGCCAGACCTGCACTCCCAAGAGCTGG GAGTCCCTCTTCCACAGAAGCATAATGGATCTAGGCTTCTGCAATGTGATCCTGGTGAAGGAGGAGAACACCAG GTTTCGGGGCTGGCTGGTTCGGAGGCTCTGCTATTTCTTATGGTCACTGGAGCAGCACATACCACCCTGTCAGGATGCCCCACAGAAGATCATTGAAAACACTGG GGTGCAGAATGTCATCTCAGGGAGGGTCCCatcaggggctggggaaggccaGGTGCCAGGCCTTGAGAAGAAAGAGGTACAGCGCATCCTGGGTCATCTCCAGGCTccactctgccccttcctgctcag GCTGTTCAGCTGGGCACTGCTGCGGTTCCTGAACTGTGTCTTCTTGAACGTGCAGCTCCACAAGGGCCAGATGAAGATGGTCCACAAGGCCGCCCAGGCA CAGGGCTTGccgcttgtcttcctctctaccCACAAGTCactcctggatgggatcctgctGCCCTTTGTGCTGTTCTCCCAAGGCCTGGGTGTGCTCCGTGTGGCTTGGGACCCCCgcacctgctcccctgccctcag AGCTCTGCTAAAGAAGCTTGGGGGGCTTTTCTTGCCCCCAGAGGCCAACCTCACCTTGGACAGCTCTGAGGGGGTCCTTGCAAGGGCTGTCGTCCATGCC GCTATAGAGCAGCTGTTGGTCAGCAGGCAGCCCTTGCTCATATTCCTGGAGGAgctgcctggggcccaggggccTCGGCTATCAGCCCTGGGCCAGACCTGGCTGGGACTGGTAGTACAGGCTGTCCAGGTGGGTGTCGTCCCAGATGCCATGCTAGTGCCAGTGGCCATCACCTATGACCTGGTTCCAGATGCACCCTGTGATGTATACCAG gcCTTGGCCCCACTGGGGTTGTGGACAGGAGCTCTAGCTGTCCTGCGGAGCCTACGAAGCTGGGGCCACAGCCCCAGGGTCTGTGTCCGTGTGCATCTGGCACAGCCCTTCTCCCTACAG GAATACACCATCAACGCCAGAAGCTGCTGGGGCAGCAGGCAGACCCTGGAGCAGCTGCTGCAGCCCATTGTGCTGGGCCAATG TACTGTTGTCCCAGACACTGAGAAGGAACAAGACTGGACTCCAGCAACTGGGCTCCTTCTGGCACTTAAGGAAGAGGACCAGCTCCTGGTCAGGAGGCTGAGCCATCATGTCCTGAATG CCAGCGTGACAAGCTCGGCAGTAATGAGCACGGCCATCATGGCTACACTGCTGCTCTTCAAGCACCAAAAG ggtgtgttcctgtcACAGCTCCTGGGGGAGTTCTCCTGGCTGACAGAGGAGACACTGCTGCGTGGCTTTGACGTGGGCTTCTCAGGGCAGTTGCGGTGCCTTGTGCAACACACACTGAGCCTGCTACAGGCACACGTGGCCCTGCTGCACGTCCAGCAGGGGGACTTGCTGGTAGTTCCTCGGCTGGGCCCAGGTCTCACACACCTGGCACGCCTGAGCGCAGAGCTGCTGCCTGCCTTCCTGAGTGAGGCTGTGGGTG GCAGAGTGCCACCTGAGGGGCCCTGGGAGCTACAGGGCATTGAGCTGCTGAGCCAGAACGAGCTGTACCGCCAGATCCTCCTGTTGCTGCACTTGCTGCCACAggacctgctgctgctgcag CCCTGCCAGTCTTCCTACTGCTACTGTCAGGAAGTGCTGGACCGTCTCATCCAATGTGGGCTCCTGGTTGCTGAGGAG ACCCCAGGCTCCCGGCCAGCCTGTGACACAGGGCGGCAGCGTTTAAGTGCAAAGCTGCTGTGGAAACCGAGTGGGGACTTTACTGATAGTGACAGTGATGACTTCGAGGAAGCTGAGGGCCGGTACTTCAGG CTCAGTCAGCAGTCACGCTGCCCtgacttcttccttttcctctgccgcCTGCTTAGCCCGCTGCTCaaggcctttgcacaggctgctACTTTCCTCCACCAGGGACAGCTGCCTGATACGG agttggGCTACACCGAGCAGCTCTTGCAGTTCTTACAGGCCAATGCCCAGGAGGAAGGGTTCTTTG agTGTGCAGACCCAAATCTTGCCGTCAGTGCTATCTGGACCTTCAGAGACCTGGGG